The genomic interval TGCCGTTCCTTCACTGGAGCAGCTCGTCGAGGCCGGTTATCGTCCGGTAGCGGTGGTAACCGGCCCCGATCGTCCGCGTGGACGCGGGCAGCGTGTGCAACCTACGCCTGTCAAGGCGGCCGCCGAACGCCTGGGGCTATCTCCTATTCTCCAGCCAGCATCTGTACGAGATCCGGCCTTTGCCGCAGCCATTGCGGCCCTGCGCCCCGACGTTATTGTAGTGGTCGCTTTCAAGATTTTGCCTCCCGAAGTATACACGCAGGCCCGTCGGGGCGCCTTTAACCTGCATGCCTCCCTGTTGCCTCGCTATCGCGGGGCGGCTCCGATCCATCGGGCTATCATGGCCGGTGAGACCGAAACAGGGGTCACCACCTTCTTTCTGCAACCTCAGGTGGACACCGGCGATATCATTCTCCAGAAACGCACGCCCATTGGCCCTGAAGAGACAGCCGGCGAATTACACGATCGCCTCATGCAACTGGGCGCCGAGGCAGTACTTGAGACGGTCCGACTGATCGAGCGTGGCGAGGTGCACGCGCGTCCGCAAGATGACCGTCAGGCTACCCAGGCTCCTAAGCTCACCCGTGAGGAAGCTCGCGTGCCTTGGA from Rhodothermus sp. carries:
- the fmt gene encoding methionyl-tRNA formyltransferase; the encoded protein is MKRETSQREGASSLRIVFMGTPEFAVPSLEQLVEAGYRPVAVVTGPDRPRGRGQRVQPTPVKAAAERLGLSPILQPASVRDPAFAAAIAALRPDVIVVVAFKILPPEVYTQARRGAFNLHASLLPRYRGAAPIHRAIMAGETETGVTTFFLQPQVDTGDIILQKRTPIGPEETAGELHDRLMQLGAEAVLETVRLIERGEVHARPQDDRQATQAPKLTREEARVPWNRPAPTVHNHIRGLSPHPGAWTMHGDRRLKLYRSRQAEGEGPPGTVLEANDRLVVACGEGAVEILELQQEGRRILPAPAFLRGYPLRPGDRLT